The Halarsenatibacter silvermanii genome window below encodes:
- a CDS encoding folate family ECF transporter S component encodes MKVHRIAIMALMAAISIILARFFAFMIGGTIRIAFDHAPLYLAGMLLGPLGGAMTGVVADLVGILINPMGGFFPGFTLSYALLGFIPGYLFKEVRLDRVSLKKVVITLLVTDIIVSVFMNTFWLSIMFGDAFWAILPARLVARAIIMPVQIFFIYTLLNYVPVLPLERINYRPRI; translated from the coding sequence ATGAAAGTTCACCGCATAGCTATAATGGCCCTTATGGCGGCCATAAGTATTATTCTAGCTCGATTTTTCGCTTTCATGATAGGTGGGACAATCAGAATAGCCTTTGATCATGCTCCCCTTTACCTGGCAGGAATGCTGCTGGGGCCGCTGGGAGGTGCTATGACCGGGGTTGTTGCTGATCTGGTCGGCATACTAATTAATCCCATGGGTGGTTTTTTTCCGGGATTTACTCTCAGTTATGCCCTTTTGGGTTTTATACCCGGTTATCTTTTCAAAGAAGTCAGGCTTGACAGAGTGAGCCTCAAAAAGGTTGTTATAACTCTATTGGTCACAGATATTATCGTTTCTGTCTTCATGAATACCTTCTGGCTTTCAATTATGTTCGGCGATGCATTCTGGGCAATTTTACCGGCCAGACTGGTTGCCAGAGCCATAATAATGCCTGTACAGATATTCTTCATCTATACCCTTTTAAACTATGTGCCGGTGCTGCCGCTGGAGAGGATTAATTATCGCCCCAGAATTTAA
- a CDS encoding uracil permease, which produces MPAVDYPLFKAEDVDGFFALFQNNLANFAVISITMIELGYPAGIVFGRVIPGAAIAVLFGNLYYSRMARQLAEKEGREDVTALSYGISTPVMFIYLFGIMGPALEFANGDAELAWKIGVGACFLGGVLEALGSIFGPWIRRNLPRAAMLGALAGVAFTLIGSEMFFTTYEMPIVGLLVMGIIIIGLIAKKKMPYNIPASLFAIIVGTLLAYLFGAADLAAVGEGMEQLGIYPFLPTSAPLTGSTELFTAATAFLAVIIPIQLYNLLETMNNVEAMASCGDDYSVKRCQLVDGLGTIAGSFFGGVFPTTVYIASTGAKQMNAGRGYSILNGIVFAIAALLGLIGAISEIIPLPVIAPILVFVGIVMVAQAFVSVPSRHAPAVVVAMFPVVADFIVTNFHGLNPEEFGEMFPAAEALSEGAMFAALVWGAFTVFVIDRKWKKAVSTLVIGFLLSGFGFMHAPELGTYFAEGITLGYLVLGVMIYLFSLYYDRNPEKEEEPLYCEIDINEL; this is translated from the coding sequence ATGCCCGCAGTAGATTATCCGCTTTTTAAAGCGGAAGACGTTGATGGTTTTTTCGCCCTTTTTCAGAACAACCTGGCTAATTTTGCAGTAATATCAATAACCATGATAGAGCTGGGTTATCCTGCCGGGATAGTATTTGGCAGGGTAATTCCGGGAGCTGCCATCGCTGTTCTTTTTGGCAATCTTTATTATTCCAGAATGGCCCGGCAGCTGGCGGAAAAAGAGGGTAGAGAAGATGTTACTGCTCTCTCTTACGGTATTTCAACGCCGGTCATGTTCATTTATTTATTTGGAATTATGGGCCCGGCCCTGGAATTTGCCAACGGAGATGCCGAGCTGGCCTGGAAAATTGGGGTAGGAGCCTGCTTTTTGGGAGGTGTGCTCGAAGCTCTGGGCAGCATTTTTGGTCCCTGGATAAGGCGCAATTTGCCCCGGGCAGCTATGCTGGGAGCTTTAGCTGGAGTAGCCTTTACTCTTATCGGAAGTGAGATGTTTTTTACAACTTATGAAATGCCGATAGTCGGTCTTTTGGTCATGGGAATTATAATTATCGGTCTGATAGCTAAAAAGAAGATGCCCTATAATATTCCGGCTTCGCTTTTTGCCATCATTGTCGGTACGTTACTGGCTTATTTATTTGGAGCGGCAGATCTGGCAGCCGTGGGAGAGGGAATGGAACAGCTCGGCATATATCCCTTCCTGCCAACCTCTGCTCCGCTTACCGGCTCGACCGAATTATTTACGGCTGCCACAGCATTTCTGGCTGTCATTATTCCTATACAGCTTTATAATCTTTTGGAAACCATGAACAATGTAGAGGCGATGGCATCCTGCGGTGATGATTACAGCGTTAAAAGGTGTCAGTTAGTTGATGGATTGGGCACCATAGCCGGTTCTTTCTTCGGCGGAGTTTTTCCGACCACGGTTTATATCGCGTCGACGGGGGCCAAGCAGATGAATGCCGGCCGCGGTTACAGCATATTAAACGGTATTGTATTTGCCATAGCTGCTCTTCTGGGACTGATCGGAGCCATATCTGAAATAATTCCTCTACCCGTTATAGCTCCCATACTGGTATTCGTTGGTATAGTCATGGTGGCTCAGGCTTTTGTCTCCGTGCCTTCCAGACATGCTCCGGCGGTCGTGGTGGCTATGTTCCCTGTAGTAGCTGATTTTATCGTGACCAATTTCCATGGCCTGAATCCAGAAGAATTCGGTGAGATGTTCCCGGCTGCTGAGGCCCTTTCGGAAGGTGCCATGTTTGCCGCTTTAGTCTGGGGAGCTTTTACAGTCTTTGTGATAGACCGGAAGTGGAAGAAGGCTGTCAGCACGCTGGTGATTGGTTTTCTGCTGTCGGGTTTTGGTTTCATGCATGCTCCGGAACTGGGAACCTATTTTGCTGAGGGAATCACCCTGGGATATCTGGTCCTGGGAGTTATGATTTACTTGTTCAGCCTTTATTATGATAGAAATCCGGAAAAAGAGGAAGAACCACTCTACTGCGAGATCGATATTAATGAGCTTTGA
- a CDS encoding class I SAM-dependent methyltransferase: MGFFELTAPLYDLAMKAVGHGESLEELMEVIEPQSGDKLLDLGGGTGQLLEYVPEKVGVTLADSSESMLKRAEKKDRHPRTEYVLASGDDLPMNSGIFDYVVVADALHHMERVDDTIAEVARILNEQGELYILEFLPGSFLTGFVRVGESLFGEPVNFFEPEKLADVCRDKGLDAEYEEITSSLYILRAFKQ, encoded by the coding sequence ATGGGTTTTTTTGAGCTGACTGCTCCTTTATATGATCTGGCTATGAAGGCTGTCGGTCACGGGGAGTCGCTGGAAGAGCTGATGGAAGTTATCGAGCCACAGTCCGGAGATAAATTGCTGGATCTGGGCGGAGGGACCGGGCAGCTTCTCGAGTATGTTCCCGAAAAGGTTGGGGTGACGCTGGCTGATAGTTCTGAAAGCATGTTGAAAAGGGCAGAGAAGAAAGACCGTCATCCCCGGACTGAATATGTGCTGGCCAGCGGAGATGACTTACCCATGAACTCCGGAATCTTCGATTATGTGGTGGTAGCGGATGCTCTGCATCATATGGAGAGAGTGGATGATACAATAGCCGAAGTCGCCCGAATTTTGAATGAACAGGGGGAGTTGTATATACTGGAATTTCTTCCCGGCAGCTTTTTGACCGGATTTGTCCGGGTGGGAGAGAGCCTTTTTGGAGAGCCGGTAAATTTCTTTGAGCCGGAAAAACTGGCAGATGTCTGTCGGGATAAAGGTCTAGATGCTGAATATGAGGAGATAACTTCTTCTTTATATATTTTAAGAGCTTTTAAGCAATGA
- the tsaA gene encoding tRNA (N6-threonylcarbamoyladenosine(37)-N6)-methyltransferase TrmO, translating into MLEFSPIGIIRNEFAETKDPDTLKAAESRVIVDEEYADGLDSIEESEYLKIVFHLHKSDDYTLIGPRRYGGVRGLFASRTPNRPNPIGVTLVKLIERQGRELLVTGLDAIDKTPLLDIKPYAAEIDAPEEKFSDD; encoded by the coding sequence TTGCTGGAATTTTCCCCAATAGGAATTATAAGAAATGAATTTGCCGAGACGAAAGATCCCGATACGCTCAAAGCAGCCGAGAGCAGAGTGATAGTGGATGAGGAATATGCCGATGGGCTCGACAGCATCGAAGAGAGTGAATATCTAAAGATAGTATTCCACCTTCATAAGTCAGATGATTATACTCTTATCGGACCGCGCCGATACGGAGGAGTGAGGGGGCTTTTCGCTTCGAGAACCCCCAACCGACCCAATCCTATCGGAGTGACTCTGGTAAAGCTTATCGAGCGCCAGGGGAGAGAGCTTTTGGTCACCGGCCTGGATGCTATCGATAAGACTCCGCTTTTGGACATAAAGCCCTATGCAGCGGAGATCGATGCACCCGAGGAGAAATTTTCTGATGATTGA
- the lpdA gene encoding dihydrolipoyl dehydrogenase — translation MKTEVAVIGAGPGGYVAAIRAAQLGKDVVVIEKEDIGGICLNHGCIPTKALKRSAEAVRDIERARSFGVQINDYEIDFQNMMRRKDSIVRRLTGGIEYLLEENNIKVIEGKARLEEENRVLVAGEEEDVLIEAENIIIATGSKPLIPPIEGTELEGVMTSRELLQIDEIPEKLAVVGGGYIGVEFASIFSELGSEVYLIEMLPQLLPNMDHDLSKNIEKAFSRELEEVYTDTTVERIEETGKDDELRVELSDEDSLHVDTLLMATGRTPTPPEISEDLEIIIGENGEIDTDDKMRTGEDNIYAIGDVTGDYMLAHAASQEGIVAAACTAGRDKNMDYEVVPAVVFCTPEIASVGMTETEAENKTEIAVGEFPYQANGKALAERERKGFVKVIADEETDEILGIHICGLGASSLIGEGAAALSLDSTAGDLADTIHAHPTLPETIMEAAEDVHGISIHKP, via the coding sequence ATGAAAACAGAAGTTGCTGTCATAGGCGCAGGTCCGGGAGGATATGTGGCCGCTATTAGAGCTGCTCAACTGGGCAAAGATGTGGTCGTAATAGAAAAGGAAGATATCGGTGGTATCTGCTTAAATCACGGATGTATTCCCACAAAAGCTTTGAAGAGAAGTGCTGAAGCTGTTCGTGATATTGAACGAGCTCGTTCTTTTGGAGTTCAGATCAATGATTATGAAATCGACTTTCAAAATATGATGAGACGAAAAGACAGTATAGTTCGCCGGTTGACTGGAGGTATAGAGTATCTGCTGGAGGAAAATAATATAAAAGTTATAGAGGGTAAAGCGCGGCTGGAGGAGGAAAACAGGGTGCTGGTGGCAGGAGAGGAAGAGGATGTTTTGATAGAAGCAGAAAATATTATCATCGCCACCGGTTCCAAGCCTCTAATTCCTCCGATAGAGGGAACAGAGCTGGAGGGGGTTATGACCAGCAGAGAACTTCTGCAGATCGATGAAATTCCTGAAAAGCTGGCTGTCGTCGGCGGCGGTTATATAGGGGTGGAGTTTGCTTCTATATTTTCCGAGCTGGGAAGCGAGGTTTATCTGATCGAGATGCTGCCGCAGCTTCTCCCCAATATGGATCATGATCTTTCTAAAAATATAGAGAAAGCCTTCTCGCGGGAGCTTGAAGAAGTTTATACCGACACCACCGTCGAGAGAATAGAAGAAACCGGTAAAGATGATGAGCTCAGGGTTGAGTTGAGTGATGAAGATTCTCTGCATGTCGATACCCTGCTTATGGCCACGGGGAGAACTCCAACACCACCGGAAATCTCTGAGGACCTTGAAATTATCATCGGAGAAAACGGGGAGATAGACACTGATGATAAAATGCGTACGGGCGAGGATAATATATATGCTATCGGTGATGTTACCGGAGATTATATGCTCGCTCATGCAGCTTCCCAGGAAGGAATTGTGGCCGCTGCCTGTACGGCAGGGCGTGATAAAAATATGGATTATGAGGTTGTTCCGGCTGTGGTATTCTGCACTCCTGAGATTGCCAGCGTGGGCATGACTGAAACGGAGGCAGAGAATAAAACTGAGATAGCAGTGGGAGAGTTTCCCTATCAGGCCAACGGTAAAGCTCTGGCTGAGAGGGAGAGAAAAGGTTTTGTCAAGGTTATCGCCGATGAGGAGACCGATGAAATTCTCGGCATTCATATCTGCGGCCTGGGTGCCTCTTCACTGATCGGCGAAGGAGCGGCAGCTTTATCTCTGGACAGTACCGCAGGTGATCTGGCGGATACGATTCATGCTCATCCTACTCTGCCGGAAACGATCATGGAAGCAGCCGAGGACGTTCACGGCATATCTATACACAAGCCCTGA
- a CDS encoding MBL fold metallo-hydrolase, protein MLFEKIKSPGLAHNSYLIGDDGKAAVIDPRRDVEVYLDKSSAEGFTIDYVLETHRNEDYLIGSKEIARKTGAEIWRADDYLDYEYGQPMEEGEEIEIGRLLLEGLHTPGHTPGSFSYVLYGYEGEPWMVFTGDVLFAGDVGRVDFLGEEKLEETAGDLYDSIYDKILPLGDEVILCPAHGAGSVCASAIADREWTTIGIEKNLNPHLQYESREEFIEEVGQMLEYPPYFNRMEEWNLTGAPFLSEKKRPEALSPDEFADIQDEGAVVIDTRTEVSFAGAHIPGSLSIWKDNVPSFAGWFVDTDSPILLVSDEGYPEEEIKHLYRTGFDNIKGYLSGGMISWHMQARSSETIETIRVKELCEIMKGPKDCRILDVRSEDEVEEEGEIEDAINIHITQLPDHYEEIPENVKVYVFCGSGLRAMTAASLLKREGFENIGVTLGGLTGWRSSTCPRGETRSSKERGLEIADSLWLG, encoded by the coding sequence TTGTTATTTGAAAAGATCAAATCACCTGGACTGGCCCACAATTCTTATCTTATAGGCGATGACGGAAAGGCGGCAGTTATAGACCCCAGACGGGATGTGGAGGTATACCTCGATAAATCATCGGCCGAAGGATTTACTATCGATTATGTGCTGGAGACTCACAGAAACGAAGATTATCTGATAGGCTCTAAAGAAATTGCCCGGAAGACCGGGGCGGAGATCTGGAGGGCTGATGACTATCTCGATTATGAGTACGGTCAGCCGATGGAAGAAGGTGAAGAAATTGAGATCGGACGTCTTCTGCTGGAAGGTCTGCATACACCCGGTCATACCCCCGGCTCTTTCAGTTATGTTCTTTACGGATATGAAGGAGAACCCTGGATGGTATTTACCGGCGATGTGCTCTTTGCCGGAGATGTAGGCAGGGTCGATTTTTTGGGTGAAGAAAAGCTGGAAGAGACAGCAGGAGATCTTTATGATTCTATTTATGATAAAATCCTGCCGCTGGGAGATGAAGTTATTCTCTGTCCGGCGCACGGAGCCGGTTCTGTTTGTGCCAGCGCTATAGCTGATAGGGAATGGACAACGATTGGAATTGAGAAAAATTTAAATCCCCACCTTCAATACGAAAGCAGGGAAGAATTTATCGAAGAAGTGGGACAGATGCTCGAGTATCCCCCTTATTTCAACCGGATGGAAGAATGGAACCTCACCGGTGCTCCTTTTCTTTCCGAAAAAAAACGTCCTGAAGCACTTTCCCCCGATGAGTTTGCCGATATCCAGGACGAAGGGGCTGTTGTTATCGATACCAGAACTGAGGTTAGTTTTGCCGGTGCTCACATTCCTGGTTCGCTCTCGATCTGGAAGGACAATGTTCCCAGCTTCGCTGGCTGGTTCGTAGATACAGACAGTCCCATACTGCTGGTGAGCGATGAGGGATATCCTGAAGAGGAGATCAAGCACCTTTACCGTACCGGATTCGATAATATCAAAGGTTATCTATCCGGAGGTATGATATCCTGGCATATGCAGGCCCGCAGCAGTGAGACCATAGAGACTATCAGGGTGAAAGAGCTCTGCGAAATCATGAAAGGTCCGAAGGACTGCCGGATACTGGATGTTAGATCGGAAGATGAGGTGGAGGAAGAAGGAGAAATAGAAGATGCGATAAATATTCACATTACCCAGCTTCCGGATCATTATGAGGAGATTCCCGAAAATGTCAAAGTTTATGTCTTTTGCGGCAGCGGTTTGCGCGCGATGACTGCAGCTTCGCTTCTGAAAAGGGAAGGATTTGAAAATATCGGTGTAACTCTGGGCGGTCTGACCGGCTGGCGGTCCAGCACCTGTCCCCGCGGTGAAACGCGAAGCTCGAAGGAGAGAGGGCTGGAGATCGCTGATTCTCTCTGGCTGGGATGA
- a CDS encoding SLC13 family permease encodes MSYDIALTLLVLAAAIFMFVSEILRVDIAAILILLVLPWLGLIEPMEAFAGLSSNAVIAVMAVMIMGHGLEASGATGKLTGPIIELAGDGENRMISALAVTSGFLSAFMQNIGVVALYLPIIRRISSKTGFSLKKLLMPVGFAALLGGNLTMIGSGNLIILNDLMMQQDKDPFHLFSVTPVGIVLLLIGTIYLILMGKKFLPEGKVLQDEEDKQKQLVRDWNLETSIFRCRVLEDSPLIGQTQESSRMWADFGLVLTALEEEGDVKYAPWRFTRFFEGQNLLVLGTEKKIAEFARNFSLEYVKAGECMDKTCENLEVSGYAELLIPPGSDFTGRSLRELAVRKNYSINPIKLIRGEKVISGDFSDFKMRPGDILVFFGLIENIKKAVRGEDLIALTSLSEKKKKSRNPWLAFSAFAVSILLVILGFQLSLSLFTGAALMLITRTVPLKEIYDAIDWQTVFLLTGLIPLGTAMQRSGTAEFLASRLLEVLAGSPAPIILVTVALLASFLTLFMSNVASTVVLVPLVMIMGEETGIDPRSLALLAGICASNSFLLPTHQVNAFFMNAGDYSSRDFMKVGFPMTVLYAGVSVLFIYFIFL; translated from the coding sequence ATGTCCTATGACATAGCTCTTACACTTTTGGTGCTGGCAGCGGCTATATTTATGTTCGTATCCGAAATTTTAAGGGTGGACATAGCTGCTATTTTAATACTGCTGGTTTTACCCTGGCTGGGCCTGATAGAGCCGATGGAAGCTTTTGCGGGCCTTTCCAGCAATGCTGTTATAGCGGTAATGGCGGTGATGATAATGGGCCATGGACTGGAGGCTTCCGGGGCTACCGGAAAACTAACCGGACCCATCATTGAACTGGCCGGTGATGGCGAAAATCGCATGATTTCTGCCCTGGCTGTGACTTCCGGCTTTCTTTCCGCATTTATGCAGAACATTGGTGTGGTTGCCCTTTATCTTCCCATCATCAGGAGGATCAGCAGCAAAACTGGATTTTCTTTGAAAAAGCTTCTGATGCCGGTCGGATTTGCTGCTCTTCTGGGCGGCAATCTGACCATGATAGGCTCGGGCAACCTGATTATACTGAACGATCTTATGATGCAGCAGGATAAAGATCCATTTCATCTTTTCTCGGTAACTCCTGTCGGAATAGTTCTGCTATTGATCGGCACTATATATCTGATACTAATGGGGAAAAAATTTTTGCCAGAAGGTAAAGTTTTACAGGATGAAGAGGACAAACAGAAACAGCTGGTTCGGGATTGGAACCTGGAAACCTCTATTTTTAGGTGTCGGGTCCTCGAGGATAGTCCTTTGATAGGCCAGACTCAGGAAAGCTCCAGGATGTGGGCAGATTTTGGTCTGGTGCTGACCGCTCTGGAAGAAGAAGGGGATGTTAAATACGCTCCCTGGCGCTTTACCAGGTTTTTTGAAGGTCAAAATCTGCTGGTTTTAGGGACGGAAAAAAAGATAGCAGAGTTTGCCAGAAATTTTTCCCTGGAATATGTAAAAGCCGGGGAATGCATGGATAAAACCTGTGAAAATCTGGAAGTCAGCGGCTATGCTGAACTGCTGATACCACCAGGTTCGGATTTTACCGGCAGATCATTGCGCGAATTGGCGGTGCGCAAAAATTACAGCATAAACCCTATAAAACTCATCAGAGGCGAGAAGGTTATATCCGGTGATTTTTCCGATTTCAAGATGAGGCCGGGGGATATTCTGGTGTTTTTCGGCCTGATAGAGAACATCAAGAAAGCGGTCAGAGGTGAGGATTTGATAGCTCTGACTTCCCTTTCCGAAAAAAAGAAAAAAAGCCGAAATCCCTGGCTGGCTTTTTCTGCTTTTGCGGTATCAATCCTGCTGGTGATTTTAGGATTTCAGCTTTCCCTTTCTCTCTTTACCGGGGCGGCTTTGATGCTGATTACCCGGACAGTGCCTCTCAAGGAGATCTACGATGCTATCGACTGGCAGACAGTGTTTTTGCTGACGGGTCTCATCCCTCTGGGAACGGCCATGCAGAGAAGCGGTACGGCGGAGTTTCTTGCCTCTCGGCTGCTGGAGGTTCTGGCGGGAAGTCCTGCTCCGATCATTCTGGTTACGGTAGCACTGCTGGCTTCATTTTTAACGCTTTTTATGTCCAATGTAGCTTCAACAGTTGTGCTGGTGCCGCTTGTGATGATAATGGGCGAGGAGACGGGCATTGATCCCCGCTCTCTGGCTCTTTTGGCCGGCATTTGTGCTTCTAATTCTTTTTTACTACCCACCCATCAGGTTAATGCTTTCTTCATGAATGCCGGTGATTACAGCAGCCGGGATTTCATGAAAGTTGGTTTTCCCATGACTGTGCTTTACGCTGGAGTTTCGGTACTTTTTATTTACTTTATTTTCCTCTAA